A stretch of Aerococcaceae bacterium zg-252 DNA encodes these proteins:
- a CDS encoding response regulator transcription factor: MIKVLVVDDHEMVRLGVTSYLMVQPDIEVIAEAENGLQGYHKALEYKPDVILMDLVMDVMDGIEATKKIISEWPEAKIIIVTSFLDDEKVFPAIESGASGYLLKTSSANEIAQAIRDTYAGNQVIEKEVTDKLLDKQYQDSLPKLHDELTSRELEVLLLIGKGYSNQEIADELFITLKTVKTHVSNILSKLEVEDRTQATIYAFKHNLIEP; encoded by the coding sequence ATGATAAAAGTATTAGTAGTTGATGACCATGAAATGGTGCGTTTAGGCGTGACATCGTATTTAATGGTTCAACCGGATATAGAAGTAATCGCAGAGGCAGAAAATGGGCTGCAAGGATACCATAAAGCATTGGAATACAAACCAGATGTTATTTTAATGGATTTAGTCATGGACGTAATGGACGGTATCGAAGCGACGAAAAAAATTATTAGTGAATGGCCAGAGGCAAAAATTATTATTGTCACGTCCTTTTTAGATGATGAAAAAGTATTTCCAGCGATTGAAAGTGGGGCAAGTGGCTATTTATTGAAAACATCATCAGCCAATGAAATTGCACAAGCGATACGAGATACATATGCCGGTAATCAAGTCATTGAAAAAGAAGTAACGGATAAATTATTGGATAAACAATATCAAGATAGTTTGCCGAAATTACATGATGAATTAACAAGTCGAGAATTAGAAGTGCTATTATTAATTGGAAAAGGATACTCCAACCAAGAAATCGCCGATGAGCTATTCATTACACTCAAGACAGTTAAAACGCATGTAAGTAATATTCTTTCAAAATTGGAAGTAGAAGACCGAACACAAGCGACTATATATGCGTTTAAACATAATTTAATTGAACCATAG
- a CDS encoding ECF transporter S component: MQTYTKNRTGELVRLALFLSLIMIQTWVPFLGNINIGLLSITFIHVTVIVATLWLGLREGVMVGTMWGINSWIRSLAMPTSPLATYALSSPIVSVLPRILMPLIIGLIYMNLPKKHQQSKITLFILGGLGAILNTVLLLGAIGLFRSSGGAIAMGVIKEASEATSATSFALWKILGGIVISNGIPEMIFSALVTPTLVTALQFSQKRMNQ, encoded by the coding sequence ATGCAAACCTATACAAAAAATCGGACAGGAGAATTAGTTCGATTAGCATTATTTTTATCATTAATTATGATTCAAACATGGGTTCCATTTTTAGGGAACATTAATATTGGCTTGTTGTCGATTACCTTTATTCATGTAACGGTTATCGTGGCAACACTTTGGTTAGGCTTGCGAGAAGGCGTTATGGTTGGGACGATGTGGGGAATTAATAGTTGGATTCGTTCATTAGCCATGCCAACTTCTCCATTAGCAACCTATGCACTCTCATCGCCGATTGTCAGTGTTTTACCACGTATTTTGATGCCATTAATTATCGGATTAATATATATGAATTTACCGAAAAAACATCAACAATCAAAAATCACGTTATTTATCTTAGGGGGATTAGGTGCTATTTTAAATACTGTTTTATTACTTGGTGCAATCGGACTATTTCGTTCGTCAGGTGGTGCTATTGCCATGGGCGTTATTAAAGAAGCATCAGAAGCAACTTCTGCTACAAGCTTTGCATTATGGAAAATACTAGGTGGTATTGTGATTTCAAATGGCATACCAGAAATGATTTTCTCAGCCCTTGTCACCCCAACATTAGTCACAGCATTACAATTTAGTCAAAAACGCATGAACCAATAA
- the udk gene encoding uridine kinase, whose amino-acid sequence MVKRPIVIGVTGASGSGKSSVSNRILDIFSELSVLLLQQDYYYKDQTHLPFEERLKTNYDHPFAFDNDLFIEHLQALLRGETIEKPVYDYANHTRSQEIIVQESRDVIIVEGILILEDPRIRELLDIKIYVDTDSDICLARRILRDINERGRTIESVINQYVEVVKPMYHQFIEPTKRYADLIIPEGGYNQVAIDLLATKVRSILESE is encoded by the coding sequence ATGGTAAAAAGACCCATCGTTATTGGGGTAACCGGTGCATCAGGAAGTGGAAAATCTAGCGTAAGTAATCGTATTTTAGACATTTTTTCTGAATTATCAGTGTTATTGTTACAACAGGATTATTATTACAAGGATCAAACGCATTTACCTTTTGAAGAACGTCTTAAAACGAATTATGATCATCCATTCGCATTTGACAATGATTTATTTATTGAACATTTACAAGCGTTGTTGCGAGGCGAAACGATTGAAAAACCTGTTTACGATTACGCAAATCATACACGCAGTCAAGAAATTATTGTTCAAGAGTCACGAGATGTTATCATTGTTGAGGGAATTTTAATTTTAGAAGACCCACGTATTCGTGAATTATTAGATATAAAAATTTATGTGGATACTGATAGCGATATTTGTTTGGCACGACGAATTTTACGTGATATTAATGAACGTGGTCGTACGATTGAATCGGTTATTAATCAATATGTTGAAGTGGTTAAACCGATGTATCATCAATTTATTGAACCGACAAAACGTTATGCAGACTTAATTATTCCTGAAGGTGGATATAATCAAGTTGCGATTGATTTATTAGCTACAAAAGTACGTTCAATTTTAGAATCTGAATAA
- the greA gene encoding transcription elongation factor GreA, translated as MEEKVFPMTLEGKAKLEAELEDLKVVKRKEIIERIKIARSFGDLSENSEYESAKDEQAFVEGRISTLENMIRFAVIIDDKDIAEDEVSLGRTVTFIELPDGEEETYTIVGSAEADPMEAKISNESPIALAVLGKKVDDIVTVNTPGGAFEIKITKVEKK; from the coding sequence TTGGAAGAAAAAGTATTTCCAATGACATTAGAAGGTAAAGCAAAATTAGAAGCTGAATTAGAAGATTTAAAAGTAGTTAAGCGTAAAGAAATCATTGAACGTATCAAAATTGCACGTAGTTTCGGTGATTTATCTGAAAATTCAGAGTATGAGTCTGCAAAAGATGAGCAAGCATTTGTTGAAGGTAGAATTTCAACATTAGAGAATATGATTCGCTTTGCAGTAATTATTGATGATAAAGATATTGCGGAAGACGAAGTATCATTAGGTCGTACGGTAACGTTTATTGAATTACCAGACGGTGAAGAAGAAACTTATACGATTGTAGGTAGTGCAGAAGCAGACCCTATGGAAGCAAAAATTTCTAATGAGTCACCGATTGCGTTGGCTGTATTAGGTAAAAAAGTTGATGATATTGTCACAGTCAATACACCTGGTGGTGCATTCGAAATTAAAATTACAAAAGTTGAGAAAAAATAA
- a CDS encoding DUF4044 domain-containing protein, whose product MSKKKKKKLTRMEHIVRFTAILMVITMLASLILSLYFSLQSFF is encoded by the coding sequence ATGAGTAAAAAGAAAAAGAAAAAATTAACTCGTATGGAACACATCGTACGATTTACAGCTATTTTAATGGTTATTACGATGCTCGCATCACTAATCCTAAGCTTATACTTCAGTTTACAAAGTTTCTTTTAA
- a CDS encoding cell wall-active antibiotics response protein, translated as MREKLKKYSWMILAFSLLGLAVDIFNQLSTFIPFILSVVMVIGALFITKRPIQILIFWIGVFILTNVLINSYAFLGFLIVLWIILLVFQTKAGNELVWFHEAFLHPFSKQQTYVGVKVIQPQIHQRSRIYKQTLPKYYETKDVFEWQDINIAAIGGDSIIDLGATLLPEGENVIVIQKIFGRTRIIIPHGIGLLLNISLINGKVLYEQDIFPLINDNFRWQSQDYLQTSRKIKIVVSSVFSDVEVIRI; from the coding sequence TTGCGTGAAAAGTTAAAAAAATATAGTTGGATGATTTTAGCCTTTTCATTATTAGGGTTAGCCGTTGATATTTTTAATCAGCTTTCGACCTTTATTCCGTTTATCTTGAGTGTTGTCATGGTAATTGGTGCTTTATTTATTACAAAGCGTCCGATACAAATACTCATTTTTTGGATAGGTGTCTTTATATTAACCAATGTTCTCATTAATTCCTATGCGTTTTTAGGCTTTCTTATTGTTTTGTGGATAATCTTATTAGTATTTCAAACAAAAGCCGGCAATGAATTGGTGTGGTTTCATGAAGCCTTTTTGCATCCATTTAGTAAGCAGCAAACTTATGTCGGAGTTAAAGTTATTCAACCACAAATTCATCAACGTAGTCGCATTTATAAGCAAACTTTACCAAAATATTATGAAACAAAAGATGTTTTTGAATGGCAAGATATTAATATTGCGGCAATCGGTGGCGATTCGATTATTGATTTAGGTGCTACCTTATTACCAGAGGGAGAGAATGTGATTGTTATTCAAAAGATTTTTGGACGCACACGCATCATTATTCCACATGGCATCGGCTTATTACTCAATATTAGCCTTATCAATGGTAAGGTACTCTATGAACAAGATATTTTTCCCTTAATCAATGATAATTTCCGGTGGCAAAGTCAAGATTACTTGCAAACTTCACGAAAAATTAAAATTGTCGTTTCATCTGTTTTTAGTGATGTGGAGGTGATTCGTATATGA
- a CDS encoding sensor histidine kinase: MILRLWLRLALYHLILLFSIVSLLLLIFIEGIGYFTWISFFSAKFYYWPIWAIIVAFILVLSFGCAFFFARGLSEPYEQLHAKVNWLILGKYRHHSFEKIKKTPNWFEPSSNVDQDLVALRDKLLQLTTDLQEFSAAPTFVGHETKEEIIEQERQRIARELHDSVSQQLFASMMMLSAINETSAKNLPEMTQKQLAKVEEIVNNAQTEMRALLLHLRPIALADKTLKEGIYQLLNELKPKIPHDVQWQLEDIRMESGIEDHLFRIVQEAISNTLRHARASKFEVNLHEIDGNIQLKILDDGKGFDTNAHQKVGSYGILNMKERIASLGGDIRIMSLPQQGTVIDIKIPIERKIIDDKSISS, from the coding sequence ATGATTTTAAGATTATGGTTGCGTTTAGCCTTATATCATTTGATATTACTTTTCAGTATCGTCAGTCTGTTATTATTGATTTTCATTGAGGGCATCGGATATTTTACATGGATATCATTTTTTAGTGCTAAGTTCTATTACTGGCCAATTTGGGCGATTATCGTTGCATTCATTTTAGTCTTGTCATTCGGCTGTGCATTTTTCTTTGCGAGAGGACTGAGTGAACCGTACGAACAATTACATGCCAAAGTTAATTGGCTAATCTTAGGTAAATATCGTCATCATTCATTTGAAAAAATTAAGAAAACACCGAATTGGTTTGAACCGTCAAGTAATGTCGACCAAGATTTAGTGGCATTACGTGATAAACTATTACAGTTAACAACTGATTTACAAGAATTTTCAGCTGCTCCTACTTTTGTCGGACATGAAACAAAAGAAGAAATCATTGAACAGGAGCGTCAACGGATTGCACGTGAATTACATGATTCGGTCAGTCAGCAACTATTTGCGTCCATGATGATGTTATCAGCAATCAATGAAACGAGTGCGAAAAATTTACCTGAAATGACGCAAAAGCAATTGGCTAAAGTAGAAGAAATTGTCAATAATGCTCAGACTGAAATGCGTGCCTTATTACTTCATTTACGTCCGATTGCCTTAGCAGATAAAACATTAAAAGAAGGTATCTATCAATTACTCAATGAATTAAAACCTAAAATTCCACATGATGTACAGTGGCAATTAGAAGATATACGCATGGAAAGTGGAATTGAAGACCATTTATTTCGCATTGTTCAAGAAGCGATTTCTAATACATTACGTCATGCGAGAGCGTCTAAATTTGAAGTGAATTTACATGAAATTGACGGTAATATTCAGTTGAAAATATTAGATGACGGCAAAGGGTTTGATACGAATGCACATCAAAAAGTGGGAAGTTATGGTATTCTAAATATGAAAGAGCGAATTGCTAGTTTAGGTGGGGATATTCGTATTATGAGTTTGCCACAGCAAGGAACTGTAATTGATATAAAAATTCCGATTGAAAGGAAGATAATAGATGATAAAAGTATTAGTAGTTGA